One window from the genome of Nicotiana tomentosiformis chromosome 5, ASM39032v3, whole genome shotgun sequence encodes:
- the LOC138892554 gene encoding uncharacterized protein — translation MRATETEGVELAYYRLKGVAYSWFEMWKNSREKGSPPARWCELTDAFIDHFLPAETKAACAAEFESLKKGSMSVWEDHMRFAHLSKYAIYMLPTMEARVRRFM, via the coding sequence atgcgtgctactgagacggagggagtggagttggcctactaccgcctgaaaggggtggcctattcttggtttgaaatgTGGAAGAACTCCCGTGAGAAGggaagccctccggcgaggtggtgTGAGCTTACcgatgctttcattgatcatttcttgcctgccgagactaaggcagcctgtgctgctgagtttgagagcctgaagaAAGGAAGTATGAGTGTGTGGGAGGATCATATGAGATTCGCGCACCTGTCTAAATATGCcatctacatgttgcccactatggaggctagagtgcgtcggTTTATGTAG
- the LOC138892555 gene encoding uncharacterized protein: protein MKGRQSSEASLDVVTSILTVQSHDVDAFIDPSSTLFYVTPYVAMEFGIEQEQLHEPFSVSTLVGESIVAVPVYRDCVVTVCGRDTMVDLIELGMVDIYIIMGMDWLYSYFSTLDCRTKTVRFEFPMSQ, encoded by the coding sequence atgaagggtcgccagagttcagaggcttctctagatgttgtaacaagtatattgactgtccaatctcatgatgtggaTGCTTttattgatcccagttccactttgttctatgtcactccctatgttgctatggaatttgggatagaacagGAACAACTCCATGAGCCTTTCTCTGTATCTACtttggttggtgagtctattgtggccgtgccagtttatagggattgtgttgtcacggtgtgtggtcgggacaccatggtcgatctcattgaattggggatggttgatatttatataataatggggatggattggctttattcatattTCTCTACTCTTGATTGTCGAACCaaaaccgttaggtttgaatttcctatgagtcagtga